From a single Mus musculus strain C57BL/6J chromosome 12, GRCm38.p6 C57BL/6J genomic region:
- the Msgn1 gene encoding mesogenin-1, whose amino-acid sequence MDNLGETFLSLEDGLDSSDTAGLLASWDWKSRARPLELVQESPTQSLSPAPSLESYSEVALPCGHSGASTGGSDGYGSHEAAGLVELDYSMLAFQPPYLHTAGGLKGQKGSKVKMSVQRRRKASEREKLRMRTLADALHTLRNYLPPVYSQRGQPLTKIQTLKYTIKYIGELTDLLNSSGREPRPQSV is encoded by the coding sequence ATGGACAACCTGGGTGAGACCTTCCTCAGCCTGGAGGATGGCCTGGACTCTTCTGACACCGCTGGTCTGCTGGCCTCCTGGGACTGGAAAAGCAGAGCCAGGCCCTTGGAGCTGGTCCAGGAGTCCCCCACTCAAAGCCTCTCCCCAGCTCCTTCTCTGGAGTCCTACTCTGAGGTCGCACTGCCCTGCGGGCACAGTGGGGCCAGCACAGGAGGCAGCGATGGCTACGGCAGTCACGAGGCTGCCGGCTTAGTCGAGCTGGATTACAGCATGTTGGCTTTTCAACCTCCCTATCTACACACTGCTGGTGGCCTCAAAGGCCAGAAAGGCAGCAAAGTCAAGATGTCTGTCCAGCGGAGACGGAAGGCCagcgagagagagaaactcaggaTGCGGACCTTAGCCGATGCCCTCCACACGCTCCGGAATTACCTGCCGCCTGTCTACAGCCAGAGAGGCCAACCGCTCACCAAGATCCAGACACTCAAGTACACCATCAAGTACATCGGGGAACTCACAGACCTCCTCAACAGCAGCGGGAGAGAGCCCAGGCCACAGAGTGTGTGA